From Paenibacillus sp. PK3_47, the proteins below share one genomic window:
- a CDS encoding succinate dehydrogenase cytochrome b558 subunit, which yields MRGFYSRKIHSLLGVIPLGFFFIEHMMTNFAAVEGGASGFTDSVLWLNSLPLVFFLELFGIWLPLLYHGVYGLYIAYQSKPNLNRFNLERNWRYTLQRISGVITFVFIVWHMFETRVQVAVGNVEHEELGGVMHDIATQPLMLVIYVIAIIAACFHFSNGLWSFLISWGITVGPRSQRVSSYICMGLFAIVTFMFLISLFAFRDDEFKIAASAAEVLRTFT from the coding sequence ATGAGAGGATTTTATTCCAGAAAGATTCATTCCTTGCTCGGCGTTATCCCGCTCGGATTCTTCTTCATCGAACATATGATGACGAATTTCGCAGCAGTAGAGGGTGGCGCTTCTGGTTTCACCGACAGTGTGCTGTGGCTGAACAGCCTGCCGCTCGTCTTCTTCCTGGAATTGTTCGGTATCTGGCTTCCGCTGCTCTACCACGGAGTTTACGGGCTGTACATTGCTTATCAATCCAAGCCGAACCTGAACCGTTTTAACCTGGAAAGAAACTGGCGTTATACCCTGCAGCGGATCAGCGGTGTCATCACCTTCGTCTTCATCGTATGGCATATGTTCGAGACACGGGTTCAGGTTGCCGTAGGTAACGTTGAGCACGAAGAGCTCGGCGGAGTGATGCATGACATTGCAACCCAGCCGCTGATGCTTGTCATTTATGTAATTGCCATTATTGCAGCCTGCTTCCACTTCTCCAATGGCCTGTGGTCCTTCCTCATCAGCTGGGGCATTACCGTGGGGCCGCGTTCGCAAAGAGTGTCCTCTTATATCTGTATGGGCCTTTTCGCCATTGTTACATTCATGTTCCTGATCTCGCTGTTTGCTTTCCGGGACGATGAATTCAAAATCGCTGCTTCTGCTGCAGAAGTATTGCGGACCTTTACTTAA
- the sdhA gene encoding succinate dehydrogenase flavoprotein subunit, translated as MASADIIIVGGGLAGLMATIKAAESGAHVHLFSLVPVKRSHSVCAQGGINGAVNTKGEGDSPWEHFDDTVYGGDFLANQPPVKAMCEAAPGIIHLMDRMGVMFNRTPEGLLDFRRFGGTKRHRTAFAGATTGQQLLYALDEQVRRWEAEGRVTKSENWEFLSAVLDDEGICRGISAQNLKTMEIQTFPADAVILASGGPGIIFGKTTNSVINTGTAASAVYQQGVHYANGEFIQIHPTAIPGDDKLRLMSESARGEGGRIWTYKDGKPWYFLEEKYPSYGNLVPRDIATREIFSVCVDQGLGINGENMVYLDLSHKDPKELDVKLGGIIEIYEKFMGDDPRKIPMKIFPAVHYSMGGMWVDYNQMTNIPGLFAAGECEYQYHGANRLGANSLVSAIYGGMVAGPKAVEYIKGLKKSVQDVSSRVFDGFHKKQTDKYESLLNMSGTENAYVIHKELGEWMTANMTVVRDNKKLESTIGKIKELKERYRGINMSDTSRWNNQGVAFTRQLWNMLELSEAMTLGALLRNESRGAHYKPEFPNRNDEEFLKTTKAAWTADGPQISYEDVDVSLIPPRVRDYSKD; from the coding sequence ATGGCATCTGCCGATATCATTATCGTGGGCGGCGGCTTGGCTGGTCTGATGGCTACCATCAAGGCGGCGGAGTCCGGCGCGCATGTGCATTTGTTCTCACTGGTACCTGTCAAAAGATCGCACTCGGTATGCGCGCAAGGCGGCATTAACGGTGCCGTTAATACGAAGGGCGAGGGGGACTCGCCCTGGGAGCACTTCGACGACACCGTATACGGCGGTGACTTCCTGGCCAACCAGCCGCCGGTCAAGGCGATGTGCGAAGCCGCTCCGGGAATCATCCATCTGATGGACCGGATGGGCGTCATGTTCAACCGCACGCCGGAAGGTCTGCTGGATTTCCGCCGGTTCGGCGGAACGAAGCGCCACCGGACGGCTTTTGCCGGGGCAACGACCGGCCAGCAGCTGCTCTACGCGCTGGATGAACAGGTGCGCCGCTGGGAAGCGGAAGGCCGGGTAACCAAAAGCGAGAACTGGGAATTCCTCTCGGCAGTCCTCGATGACGAGGGCATCTGCCGCGGCATCAGCGCACAGAATCTGAAGACAATGGAGATTCAGACCTTTCCGGCGGATGCGGTCATTCTGGCCAGCGGCGGCCCGGGCATTATTTTCGGCAAAACAACCAACTCGGTTATCAATACAGGCACGGCAGCAAGTGCTGTCTATCAGCAGGGCGTACATTACGCCAACGGGGAGTTCATCCAGATTCACCCGACGGCGATTCCCGGCGATGACAAGCTGCGGCTGATGTCGGAATCGGCCCGCGGCGAGGGCGGACGCATCTGGACCTATAAGGACGGCAAGCCATGGTACTTCCTTGAAGAGAAATACCCTTCATACGGAAATCTGGTGCCGCGCGATATTGCCACCCGGGAAATCTTTAGCGTATGTGTGGATCAGGGGCTGGGAATTAACGGCGAGAACATGGTTTACCTCGACCTTTCCCACAAGGATCCGAAGGAGCTGGACGTCAAGCTGGGCGGCATTATCGAAATCTATGAGAAATTCATGGGCGATGATCCCCGTAAAATACCGATGAAAATCTTCCCGGCCGTACACTATTCGATGGGCGGCATGTGGGTGGATTACAACCAGATGACCAATATCCCCGGGCTGTTTGCAGCAGGGGAATGTGAGTACCAGTACCACGGTGCAAACCGGCTGGGCGCGAACTCGCTGGTATCGGCAATCTACGGCGGGATGGTCGCAGGTCCGAAGGCTGTCGAATATATTAAGGGACTGAAGAAATCGGTGCAGGATGTTTCCTCCCGGGTGTTCGACGGCTTCCATAAAAAGCAGACCGACAAATACGAGTCTCTGCTGAATATGTCCGGTACAGAGAACGCTTATGTCATCCATAAAGAGCTTGGCGAATGGATGACGGCGAACATGACGGTCGTCCGGGATAACAAAAAGCTGGAGTCTACGATCGGTAAAATCAAAGAGCTCAAGGAACGCTACCGCGGGATTAACATGAGTGACACCTCGCGCTGGAACAACCAGGGCGTGGCCTTCACCCGCCAGCTGTGGAATATGCTGGAGCTGTCCGAAGCGATGACGCTTGGCGCACTGCTGCGCAACGAAAGCCGCGGCGCGCATTACAAGCCGGAATTCCCGAACCGTAACGATGAGGAGTTCCTGAAGACGACCAAAGCAGCCTGGACAGCAGACGGCCCGCAGATCTCTTACGAGGACGTGGATGTCTCGCTCATTCCTCCGCGGGTACGCGATTACTCGAAGGACTAA
- a CDS encoding LysR family transcriptional regulator → MFDDLDIFAAVVEHSSLNRASRQLNLSQPALSRKISKLEERLGVDLFNRFGKRLELTEVGRLTYTYALEQRQQRAKFLEALSKFKEGEPQLVTLGASLTTLQTTLPPLVNAYTEKYPAAELKLITGKTHEIVSSVSEGKSDVGIIASSIQEPGLRCIPLFEDQLRLVVSENHPLTRPAKLTMDHLSKLPMILFSKGTWYRRMTDELFQRCGVDPDVRMEIDSFEAIVRLLPTIKAAALLPKSYLRPELLNGGGLMSLHIKELEQTQRTTCLIYPTSGGLSTAARCLVQVTEEVFLSGHE, encoded by the coding sequence ATGTTTGACGATTTGGATATCTTCGCCGCAGTGGTGGAGCACTCCAGCCTGAACCGGGCATCACGCCAGCTCAATCTGTCCCAGCCCGCCCTTTCACGCAAAATCTCCAAGCTGGAGGAAAGGCTCGGCGTGGATCTTTTCAACCGTTTCGGCAAACGTCTGGAGCTCACTGAGGTGGGCCGCCTTACTTATACCTATGCGCTTGAGCAGCGGCAGCAGCGTGCCAAATTTCTGGAGGCGCTGTCTAAATTCAAAGAGGGTGAGCCCCAGCTCGTGACGCTCGGCGCCAGCCTGACCACGCTTCAGACTACCCTTCCGCCGCTGGTGAATGCTTATACAGAAAAATATCCGGCCGCCGAGCTGAAGCTGATCACCGGAAAAACGCATGAAATCGTCTCCTCGGTCAGTGAAGGCAAATCCGATGTCGGCATTATTGCCTCCTCCATTCAGGAGCCGGGCCTGCGCTGCATTCCGCTGTTTGAGGATCAGCTGAGACTGGTCGTTTCGGAGAATCATCCCCTGACCCGGCCTGCCAAGCTGACGATGGATCATCTGTCCAAGCTGCCGATGATTCTGTTCTCCAAGGGTACCTGGTACCGCCGGATGACAGACGAGCTGTTCCAGCGCTGCGGCGTCGATCCCGATGTGCGGATGGAGATTGACTCCTTCGAGGCGATCGTCCGCCTGCTGCCGACGATCAAGGCGGCGGCACTGCTGCCGAAGTCTTATCTGCGCCCGGAGCTGCTGAACGGCGGCGGGCTGATGTCCCTGCATATCAAGGAGCTGGAGCAGACACAGCGGACCACCTGTCTCATCTATCCGACCAGCGGCGGGCTGAGCACGGCCGCACGCTGCCTGGTCCAGGTCACCGAGGAAGTGTTTCTCTCGGGACATGAATAA
- the sdhB gene encoding succinate dehydrogenase iron-sulfur subunit has protein sequence MAETAAAPKNVKFIITRQDEPESSPYVEEFELAYRPGMNVISALMEIQRNPVNAKGDNTVPVCWDSNCLEEVCGACSMVINGKPRQACAALIDNLEQPVRIEPMKTFPVVRDLVIDRSRMFNALKRVKAWIPIDGTYDLGPGPRMAEKKRQWAYELSKCMTCGVCLEACPNVNEKTNFIGPAAISQVRLFNAHPTGEMNADDRLDALMEDGGIDGCGNSQNCVRACPKGIPLTTSIAEINKQTTKHMFKRWLGV, from the coding sequence ATGGCGGAAACTGCTGCAGCTCCCAAAAACGTAAAGTTTATCATCACCCGCCAGGACGAACCAGAAAGCTCACCATATGTCGAAGAGTTTGAGCTGGCTTACCGTCCGGGCATGAATGTAATCAGCGCTTTGATGGAAATTCAGCGTAACCCGGTCAATGCCAAAGGCGATAACACGGTTCCGGTCTGCTGGGATTCCAACTGCCTGGAGGAAGTATGCGGTGCCTGTTCCATGGTGATCAACGGCAAGCCGCGCCAGGCCTGCGCCGCCCTGATTGACAACCTGGAGCAGCCGGTACGCATTGAGCCGATGAAGACTTTCCCGGTCGTACGTGACCTTGTTATCGACCGCAGCCGGATGTTCAATGCGCTCAAGCGGGTCAAGGCCTGGATTCCGATTGACGGTACGTATGACCTGGGCCCCGGTCCGCGGATGGCCGAGAAAAAACGCCAATGGGCCTACGAACTATCCAAGTGCATGACCTGCGGGGTCTGCCTGGAGGCCTGTCCGAATGTCAACGAGAAGACCAATTTCATCGGCCCTGCAGCGATCTCCCAGGTGCGTCTGTTCAACGCCCATCCAACGGGCGAGATGAATGCCGACGACCGTCTGGACGCGCTGATGGAAGACGGCGGAATCGACGGCTGCGGCAACTCGCAGAACTGTGTGCGTGCCTGCCCGAAAGGCATTCCGCTGACCACCTCGATTGCCGAAATTAACAAGCAGACCACAAAGCATATGTTCAAACGCTGGCTGGGTGTATAA
- a CDS encoding carbohydrate ABC transporter permease has product MRASTVSPAVSSRGRLDIWDLLIKIALVIASLVCLLPFVHVVSKSLSADSFVIANKVFLWPQGFTIEAYKKIFADASILRSLYISVIVTVLFTILGMILTICAAYPLSRTQFKGRRVITFIFLFTMYFSGGIIPDYMNINNLGLMDTIWSLVLPLSFSAFNLLIMKTSLTSSIPVSLEESARIDGAGHFRILWSIVIPLSKPIIATLSLFYAVGRWNAYQDALFYIKHATDLRPLQLKLYYLVIQASESFQLEATTVQLSNPEVLKASVVVFATLPILCVYPFVQKYFVQGVMLGAVKE; this is encoded by the coding sequence ATGAGAGCATCAACCGTAAGTCCTGCCGTATCAAGCAGAGGGCGTTTAGACATCTGGGATTTGCTGATCAAAATTGCCCTGGTTATAGCTTCGCTGGTATGTTTACTGCCGTTTGTACATGTCGTATCCAAATCCCTCAGTGCCGACTCTTTTGTCATAGCCAACAAGGTCTTCCTTTGGCCGCAGGGCTTCACCATTGAAGCGTACAAGAAGATTTTTGCGGATGCCAGTATCCTCCGCTCCCTGTATATTTCGGTCATCGTAACCGTGCTGTTCACGATTCTGGGGATGATTCTGACCATCTGCGCAGCTTATCCGCTGTCCAGAACCCAATTCAAGGGCCGCCGGGTCATCACCTTCATTTTCCTCTTCACGATGTATTTCAGCGGTGGGATTATCCCGGATTACATGAACATTAATAACCTGGGACTGATGGATACGATCTGGTCACTGGTCCTGCCGTTATCTTTCAGTGCCTTCAACCTGCTGATCATGAAGACCTCTCTGACGAGCAGTATTCCGGTCAGCCTGGAAGAATCCGCACGGATTGACGGTGCCGGACATTTCCGGATTCTGTGGAGCATTGTAATTCCGCTGTCCAAACCGATTATTGCCACCCTTTCACTTTTTTACGCGGTCGGACGCTGGAATGCTTACCAGGATGCCCTGTTCTATATCAAGCATGCGACTGATCTGCGGCCGCTGCAGCTGAAGCTGTATTATCTTGTCATTCAGGCCAGTGAAAGCTTCCAGCTGGAAGCGACCACGGTACAGTTAAGTAATCCTGAAGTGCTTAAAGCCTCCGTTGTTGTATTTGCAACTTTGCCTATTCTCTGCGTGTATCCTTTTGTCCAGAAATACTTCGTTCAGGGCGTTATGCTGGGGGCAGTCAAAGAGTAA
- a CDS encoding DUF3891 family protein — MISREQDDVFVMVKQHEHGRVAGEFALHFKEEQVPAGKRQEEVVWAISNHDRGWIDLDETPFWNDAEGAPYSFIDFPVVPKLTFYKRGLNEIEAETAYGALLCSLHFERLIEVSGEQSPELTAYLKDEEERRSRIHRELEQSAPISEGELYYDARLLQFCDDLSLYLALNEPGSPKSEEHPWWTDGFSGTEDFSFTSGRAISAEWQDASTLLLEPFPFTGDVEVAFNIRRVSKTAINSKGIALAYSETPEEECRITVTCRPESPLKAIADSRMAERNREQD, encoded by the coding sequence ATGATCAGCCGTGAGCAGGACGATGTATTTGTAATGGTTAAGCAGCATGAGCATGGCCGTGTGGCCGGGGAATTTGCGCTTCACTTCAAGGAAGAGCAGGTGCCGGCGGGTAAAAGACAGGAAGAAGTGGTATGGGCCATCAGCAACCATGACCGGGGATGGATTGATCTGGATGAGACGCCGTTCTGGAATGATGCGGAGGGTGCGCCGTACAGCTTTATTGATTTTCCGGTGGTGCCGAAGCTGACGTTCTACAAACGGGGACTTAACGAGATTGAAGCAGAGACAGCCTACGGCGCGCTGCTGTGCAGTCTGCATTTTGAACGGCTGATCGAAGTGTCCGGGGAACAGAGTCCGGAGCTGACTGCCTATCTCAAGGATGAGGAGGAGCGCAGATCCCGCATCCACCGCGAGCTGGAGCAAAGTGCGCCTATCAGTGAAGGTGAGCTGTATTATGATGCCAGGCTGCTGCAGTTCTGCGACGATCTCTCGCTGTACCTGGCCCTGAATGAGCCGGGAAGTCCCAAGTCAGAGGAGCATCCATGGTGGACTGACGGGTTCTCGGGAACCGAGGATTTCAGTTTCACCTCCGGCCGGGCCATTTCTGCGGAATGGCAGGATGCTTCGACCCTGCTGCTCGAACCGTTTCCGTTCACAGGAGATGTCGAAGTCGCTTTTAACATCCGCCGAGTGAGCAAAACAGCAATTAACAGCAAAGGAATTGCCCTTGCATACAGTGAAACACCGGAGGAAGAATGCCGGATTACCGTCACCTGCCGGCCGGAGTCTCCTTTGAAGGCTATTGCTGACAGCCGGATGGCAGAGCGGAACCGGGAGCAGGACTGA
- a CDS encoding helix-turn-helix domain-containing protein gives MKKIPMMLQLALILFCIMAIPTAVLTWYSGAQIIENSESAIGESMLAGLNAGRELNENALANLAQDTSRLAATNIFDRIRSIYTYSELNSNYNNVSRAQSVTKELVNLNRRVDGVASSYFYLKDSDYVISTDSGATTLDRYESIDWTTEALAEQRGISGIWVPRKLESGINVVSYVYPLNRLSTTTNGIIVVNMKESQIGKYLHSSEDGDTSHLLLDAEGRVISHRDKALLLTDGLELPFLRDMLTLESGEGYTFHDLDSRRMVYAWNRSESSGWWYVSWSPLDDLMSKSRDMQGNIILLTGAIIALGTVLAVFLATWLSRPLRQLVRTIRSKSDLGVVGRNELAFLDMAFRRMQEEEESLFQLLQEREQDARSLAVHRLLRGEIPPRITEMFPEACYRIAVVSIDRYRVYVGNTNVETRSYHRYLLNTKYESLFPEGILATSVYHNDGCIVIVMNFAPQEEEESRLQIHQVMETIRSESHALLTHSVTIAVSDTADAPELVSERLFEAMELIKQRMINGAGSIMYWEEEEESRRKYIDFDCSERRILNFLDAGNLDGIFKELQVIRSQISAEENISYDNIMFIYHQLLGATIKHLRENHISTGRMIMGKGNIYSILAAMDTLEELEGYLHELFREIVQSLDHSTGESNHGERIIQYLKEHYREEIVFEDMAKEIGISYSYMRKIVYEQTGKSMIDFLNQLRIDKAKELLLDSELTIKQIAAEVGYFNVQSFNRFFRKYEGMPPSSYKSAKSKSS, from the coding sequence ATGAAAAAGATACCGATGATGCTGCAGCTGGCATTGATTCTATTCTGCATCATGGCCATTCCTACTGCCGTTCTGACTTGGTACAGCGGAGCACAGATTATTGAGAATTCCGAGTCAGCCATCGGGGAATCCATGCTTGCCGGGTTGAATGCCGGCCGTGAGCTGAACGAGAATGCGCTGGCCAACCTGGCGCAGGATACGTCGCGTCTGGCTGCAACCAATATTTTTGACCGCATCCGCAGTATCTATACCTACTCCGAACTCAACTCCAACTACAACAATGTAAGCCGGGCGCAGTCAGTGACCAAGGAGCTGGTTAATTTAAACCGCCGGGTAGATGGTGTAGCCTCCTCATACTTTTATCTGAAAGATTCGGATTATGTGATTTCCACGGACAGCGGGGCCACAACCCTGGACCGCTATGAATCCATCGACTGGACAACAGAGGCTCTTGCGGAGCAGCGGGGAATCAGCGGCATATGGGTTCCGCGCAAGCTTGAATCCGGCATCAATGTTGTTTCGTATGTCTACCCCCTCAACCGCTTGTCCACTACTACCAACGGAATCATTGTCGTCAACATGAAGGAGAGCCAGATCGGAAAGTATTTGCATTCCTCAGAGGACGGAGACACCAGCCACCTGCTTTTGGATGCGGAAGGGCGGGTGATTTCCCACAGAGACAAAGCACTGCTGCTCACCGACGGCCTGGAGCTGCCTTTTCTGCGGGATATGCTGACCCTTGAGTCAGGAGAAGGCTATACGTTTCATGATCTTGACAGCAGACGGATGGTTTATGCGTGGAACCGTTCAGAATCGTCCGGATGGTGGTATGTAAGCTGGAGTCCTCTGGACGACCTCATGAGCAAGTCTCGGGATATGCAGGGGAATATTATTTTGCTTACAGGGGCAATTATTGCGCTGGGGACGGTACTGGCTGTCTTTCTCGCCACATGGCTGTCAAGGCCGCTCAGGCAGCTGGTCCGGACGATACGCTCCAAAAGCGATCTCGGTGTTGTAGGCAGGAATGAACTTGCCTTCCTGGATATGGCGTTCAGGCGGATGCAGGAGGAAGAGGAGAGCCTGTTCCAGCTGCTGCAGGAGCGTGAGCAGGATGCACGGAGTCTGGCCGTCCACCGTCTTTTGCGCGGTGAAATTCCGCCGCGGATCACGGAGATGTTTCCGGAAGCGTGTTACAGGATTGCCGTAGTTTCCATCGACCGGTACAGGGTGTATGTAGGCAACACCAATGTGGAGACCCGCAGCTATCACCGGTATCTGCTGAATACGAAGTACGAAAGTCTTTTTCCGGAAGGGATTTTGGCCACCTCTGTCTATCATAACGACGGCTGCATAGTGATTGTAATGAACTTTGCACCGCAGGAGGAAGAGGAGAGCAGGCTGCAGATCCATCAGGTCATGGAGACGATCCGGAGTGAATCCCATGCGCTGCTTACGCATTCTGTGACGATCGCAGTCAGTGATACGGCAGATGCGCCTGAACTGGTATCAGAGCGGCTGTTTGAAGCGATGGAGCTGATTAAGCAGCGGATGATTAACGGAGCCGGCAGCATTATGTACTGGGAGGAAGAAGAGGAGAGCAGACGCAAATATATCGACTTCGACTGCAGCGAGCGGCGGATTCTCAATTTCCTGGACGCCGGCAATCTGGACGGGATTTTCAAAGAGCTGCAGGTTATCCGCAGCCAGATTAGCGCCGAAGAGAATATTTCTTATGATAACATCATGTTCATTTACCATCAGCTGCTAGGTGCGACGATTAAGCATCTGCGTGAGAATCATATCAGCACCGGAAGAATGATTATGGGGAAAGGCAACATTTACAGCATCCTGGCTGCTATGGATACACTGGAAGAGCTGGAGGGATATCTGCATGAGCTGTTCCGGGAAATTGTGCAGAGCCTGGATCACAGCACTGGTGAGAGCAATCACGGGGAACGGATCATTCAATATTTAAAAGAGCATTACCGTGAAGAAATCGTCTTCGAGGATATGGCAAAAGAGATCGGGATCAGCTACTCCTATATGCGCAAAATCGTGTACGAGCAAACCGGAAAAAGCATGATCGATTTCCTGAACCAGCTGCGCATCGACAAAGCCAAGGAGCTGCTGCTGGACAGCGAACTGACGATCAAGCAGATTGCCGCAGAGGTTGGCTATTTCAATGTACAGAGCTTCAACCGTTTTTTCCGTAAATATGAAGGAATGCCGCCGAGCAGCTACAAGTCGGCCAAGAGTAAAAGCTCCTAG
- a CDS encoding ABC transporter substrate-binding protein: MNKKRFVSLMMASVMTAGMLAGCSGGNNNNTSAANEPNAPAETAAANNQAEGGFADYSQGFKERVTIDIPVYERAFEGWNVTDNYYTRWVQSEFGDKYNIDVNYIPITRKSEVIDFEQLLASHKAPDIIFHYDMPQALTYYGEDVMQPLDWAEIENYAPTYWKNMGETIKQYGVVDDKNIFFYAARPEADNFVNIIRKDWVEKVGMKVEDLTSLEKYNEMLVKWKEAGLGVTGGSLTANSFNYNYAFRDWPVDANYRALYSDLSVADLTTADTERWLRNLNYQYNNGLIDKEFYLRTDENKIKAEFVSGKTGTFGFYLTNNTDVITSTLANNPDAEFAVVPPYAGVPEGRKPQGRAYWPFGFIMGINYETTDEERAAVWMYLEWLSQPENLFKFQNGVEGENYTLDAEGIAVKNPDYKGESVLSQNNNKDYWGLVTEIAQYPDADKTLKANLRNWAPAGHEYLAEDLVKYYNETAEFRTPDAMFTVVLEKVNEYKADLNTLFQEQYVKIVLGPEAEFDANYEAAKKAYLDAGYQEILDEKQKAIDAGQFR, encoded by the coding sequence ATGAACAAAAAAAGATTTGTATCGTTAATGATGGCATCCGTGATGACGGCGGGTATGCTGGCTGGTTGCTCCGGAGGAAATAACAATAACACGAGTGCCGCGAATGAGCCGAACGCCCCTGCAGAAACGGCGGCAGCCAATAACCAGGCCGAAGGCGGATTCGCCGATTACTCCCAAGGTTTTAAAGAAAGAGTTACGATCGATATCCCGGTCTATGAGCGCGCTTTTGAAGGCTGGAATGTAACCGATAACTACTACACCCGCTGGGTTCAGTCGGAGTTCGGCGACAAGTACAATATCGACGTCAACTATATTCCGATTACCCGGAAAAGCGAGGTTATTGACTTTGAGCAGCTGCTGGCATCGCACAAGGCACCGGATATTATTTTCCATTACGATATGCCGCAAGCGCTTACTTATTATGGTGAGGATGTTATGCAGCCGCTGGATTGGGCTGAAATCGAAAATTACGCACCGACCTACTGGAAAAACATGGGCGAGACGATTAAGCAGTACGGTGTTGTAGATGACAAGAATATCTTTTTCTATGCTGCACGCCCTGAAGCCGATAACTTTGTCAACATCATCCGCAAGGACTGGGTGGAGAAGGTCGGTATGAAGGTTGAAGATCTGACTTCTCTTGAGAAATACAATGAGATGCTGGTGAAATGGAAGGAAGCAGGACTCGGGGTAACCGGCGGCAGCCTGACTGCCAACAGCTTCAACTACAACTATGCTTTCCGTGACTGGCCGGTCGACGCTAACTACCGTGCGCTGTATTCCGACCTGAGCGTTGCTGATCTCACCACTGCTGATACAGAGCGCTGGCTGCGCAACCTGAACTATCAGTATAACAACGGCCTCATTGATAAGGAGTTCTATCTGCGTACCGACGAGAATAAGATCAAAGCTGAATTCGTGTCCGGCAAAACAGGCACTTTCGGATTCTATCTGACCAACAATACGGATGTTATTACTTCAACCCTGGCAAACAATCCGGATGCCGAATTTGCGGTAGTGCCTCCATACGCAGGTGTTCCGGAAGGCCGCAAGCCGCAAGGACGGGCATACTGGCCGTTTGGCTTCATCATGGGGATCAACTATGAAACTACAGATGAAGAACGCGCTGCAGTCTGGATGTATCTCGAGTGGCTGAGCCAGCCGGAGAACCTGTTCAAGTTCCAGAACGGTGTTGAAGGCGAAAACTATACGCTTGACGCAGAAGGCATTGCTGTGAAGAACCCGGATTACAAAGGCGAGTCTGTCCTGTCACAGAACAACAACAAAGACTACTGGGGCCTTGTAACCGAGATTGCACAGTATCCGGATGCTGACAAAACGCTCAAGGCGAATCTCCGCAACTGGGCACCGGCCGGGCATGAATATCTTGCTGAAGATCTGGTGAAATATTATAACGAAACTGCAGAGTTCCGCACACCTGACGCCATGTTCACTGTTGTCCTTGAAAAGGTTAATGAGTACAAGGCAGATCTCAACACCCTGTTCCAGGAGCAGTACGTAAAAATTGTGCTGGGCCCTGAAGCTGAATTCGATGCCAACTATGAAGCAGCCAAGAAAGCATACCTTGATGCAGGCTACCAGGAAATCCTTGATGAGAAGCAAAAAGCGATCGACGCTGGCCAGTTCCGTTAA
- a CDS encoding ABC transporter permease subunit, which yields MKVVNASKTNQTTLLSRKQGPLYYLQRDWQLYLLVFLPLAFVIVFKYLPMGGLVIAFKDYKIARGFWGSEWVGFEIFQEIFSKPDFGRAVRNTLLLNVLDLCFSFTMPIVLALMLNEVKSVRFKRVNQTLLYLPHFLSWVIIGAIAYQLLSEGSGVVNNLIELLGGTRIPFLQEDTNWLISYLAIGVWHSMGWGTIIYLAAISGINPEMYEAATVDGAGRWRKVWNITLPSIRATIVTLLIMNLGKVMDGSFERIWSLQNKATTEFTTTIPVLVYRWGIESGNFSRATAVGLFQSVIGIVLVITADRIAKKLGEDGIL from the coding sequence TTGAAAGTTGTAAACGCTTCAAAGACAAATCAGACTACTTTATTAAGCAGAAAGCAGGGGCCGCTTTATTATCTCCAGCGTGACTGGCAGCTGTATTTGCTTGTATTTTTACCGCTGGCTTTTGTAATCGTTTTCAAGTATCTGCCGATGGGCGGGCTTGTAATCGCTTTTAAAGATTATAAGATCGCAAGAGGCTTCTGGGGCAGTGAGTGGGTCGGTTTTGAAATCTTTCAGGAGATTTTCTCCAAGCCGGATTTCGGCCGTGCCGTCCGCAACACACTGCTGCTTAATGTGCTTGACCTCTGCTTCAGTTTTACCATGCCGATCGTGCTGGCGCTGATGCTGAATGAAGTCAAAAGTGTAAGGTTCAAACGTGTTAACCAGACTCTGCTGTATCTGCCGCACTTCCTGTCCTGGGTTATCATCGGGGCCATTGCGTACCAGCTGCTTAGTGAAGGAAGCGGTGTCGTCAACAACTTAATTGAACTGCTCGGCGGGACCCGGATTCCGTTCCTGCAGGAGGACACGAACTGGCTGATCAGTTATCTGGCCATTGGTGTCTGGCACAGCATGGGCTGGGGAACGATCATCTATCTGGCAGCCATCAGCGGGATTAACCCGGAAATGTATGAAGCGGCCACCGTGGATGGAGCCGGACGCTGGAGAAAGGTATGGAATATTACGCTTCCTTCGATCCGTGCAACCATTGTCACCCTGCTGATTATGAACCTGGGTAAAGTGATGGACGGTTCGTTTGAACGGATCTGGTCCCTGCAGAACAAAGCCACCACAGAGTTCACAACAACCATACCGGTTCTGGTATACCGCTGGGGGATTGAATCCGGCAACTTCAGCCGGGCGACAGCGGTGGGCCTGTTCCAGTCCGTTATCGGTATTGTGCTTGTCATAACGGCTGACCGCATTGCCAAGAAGCTCGGCGAGGACGGAATACTCTAG